Proteins found in one Asterias rubens chromosome 12, eAstRub1.3, whole genome shotgun sequence genomic segment:
- the LOC117297821 gene encoding tetratricopeptide repeat protein 33-like encodes MTCRSLLNCSRWLKSNDNMTTFGWKRKLGQQISKSATSNFQEVTGQQNSDSSDEEEILMVAKQQKLGLLEDASSKSKRLKEEGAILAEAERYWEAIKKWDEALQLTPENEHILDMKAQALLILHEVFPAVQSAEDAVKYNPRWWVGYQTLGRAQLGLGDVKLAVVSFSKALHLNPAEAELWTEDLSWARSLLKNKLGITGESAVTEEDRSNDDPENDHGQSSEKQTFSDRNETGENLDCLDEDLNLSESNDSDTDKKR; translated from the exons ATGACTTGCAGGTCCTTGCTGAATTGCTCTAGATG GTTAAAATCAAACGACAATATGACCACGTTTGGCTGGAAACGAAAACTCGGGCAACAGATTTCAAAGTCCGCCACTTCAAACTTTCAAGAGGTGACAGGGCAGCAGAATTCAGACAGCTCGGATGAGGAGGAGATCTTGATGGTTGCTAAGCAACAGAAGCTCGGCTTACTGGAAGATGCCAGTAGTAAGAGCAAAAGACTGAAGGAAGAAGGGGCAATCTTGGCAGAGGCGGAAAG GTACTGGGAGGCAATCAAGAAGTGGGATGAAGCTCTTCAACTAACCCCGGAAAATGAACACATTTTGGACATGAAAGCGCAG GCGTTGTTGATCCTCCATGAGGTTTTCCCAGCTGTACAGTCAGCTGAAGATGCAGTCAAGTATAACCCTCGATGGTGGGTTGGATACCAGACCCTCGGAAGAGCGCAACTTGGACTAGGAGACGTTAAACTA GCAGTTGTTAGTTTCTCCAAGGCACTCCACCTGAACCCAGCTGAGGCTGAACTCTGGACAGAAGATCTTAGCTGGGCGAGGTCATTACTGAAGAATAAACTAGGAATCACTGGAGAGAGCGCAGTTACGGAAGAGGACCGTTCAAATGATGACCCGGAAAACGATCATGGCCAGTCCTCTGAAAAGCAAACTTTCAGTGACAGAAACGAGACTGGAGAAAACTTGGACTGTCTTGATGAAGATTTAAATTTGAGTGAGAGCAATGATTCGGACACTGACAAGAAGAGGTGA